The sequence CAAAAGGAATAACAATGCATGTGATGCAACAGTTAAGAATATTGTTGGCAATAATGAGGTTGATTTTTTGGACTGTACTACATGTATCCTTGTGATGTCTCGTACCCTTTCACGTTCAACGCATCCACTCTGTCCTTCCTGTTAGTTTCACTTCACCGAACCTTTTACCTAATCCGCTATTATTCCAGGTCCCCATCGACATCCCGCATACGTGCTAAGATGCTGTACTCCACGTCGAAGGACCGCATCAAGTACGAGCTTGACGGGTTCCACTACGAAATCCAGGCGACCGACCCATCGGAGGTGGACATCGAGGTTCTCCGGGAGCGGGCTCACTGAAGCTGGTTCTCCTTTTGAAGGGACCTGTGGAGGGCCGTGAACCTTCAGCCAGATGCAAATTCAATTATCAACGATGAAGCTCCCGCCGTGGTGTTTGTTAATAAGTTCCTGTAAGCATATCATTTAGTCGCTATGCATGACACTAGCTGAAGCGCTATCTAAGCTCTATTGGTATGAGGTTTGGTTGCCGTGTTGCCGAGCCTGTAAACGAAGCAAGATTTgcaaacttgttatattgtggtaTTGATGATACTGGATTACTGGCTGTGGGTTGTTCGGGAATGTCTCTGCCTCTCTGGTCTGGTGTCTGGACGTGGTTGTGGCTTGCTCGGGATCGCCCTGGTTGGTCTGGTGTCTGCTGGGTCTGGCCCCCGGACGGTCGGATTGTCTGCATCTGTTAGATGTACTTGTTCTAATCAAAGCATGTTCCAAGTTCCTGACCGTAAATTACCCGTTGCCGTTCAATGCTTTTGTGTGGATGGAGACTGGGGGAAGTTTTTTTTAATCCGTTGTTGTGTTGGCAAGCTTGTTAGGTTCTCACATCATCGCTGCTGTTTGTGCAAATGGTTGCGGTCCGGGACAGTGCAATCAAACATCCACCACCGTGTGCCGCCGCCCGAGTCATTCCATTTAACGGCAAAGCAAAACAAAAATCAGATGGGCAAAAACGGCGTGCATGACAAATATATCTCCAGCTCCAGCATTACACTAATCGTCCAAAGCACTACGTACCAGGATCTGGCAGCACACTAGCATTCACACACACCACTATATATTTCGTTAATTAATTACACCGATCAGCGATGGTGACTAGCAGGATGATACACAGAATTTCTGAAGACCCTAACCtcacactcccactctctctgacAGTTATTACAACAGCTTAAGGAAAACGAGGCATGGAACCGTCACCTTCTTCCTCCTCCGTGTTCTGCTTCTTCTGATGAGCTGAACAACTCCATGGAAGCGTCTGACGTCGCAGGGGATCCGGAGCACGCCCTTCTGGTCATGCCCAAACTCCGCCGCCGCGAGCTCCAGCAGCCCAGCGAAGTAGGGGTGCTGAAGAACCTTCCTGTGAACTAGAACCCTCctcagctcctcctcctccttcccTGCCTCGCCGACGAGCACCGGGACGTGCCCTCGCTGCACCGACGCGCTCTTCCCCATCCTCCTCTCTGACCCGTGCTCGATCGACACTCGCTTTGCTAGACGCGCTGTAGTTAATTCTGGGCCCTCCTGTTTATATATAATGAGTCCTTGCTGTGATGGCTGACGACTACCAGAGATCCAGATGTTCTCAGTGGATACGATCTCGTTTGTTTATTATGCATTTGTTTATTGCTCTGCCTTGTTTGATTGGTTCCCTCTCGAGCGACCGGTGTCGGTTTCCTTCGTGACAGTGGGAACTGCCAACGGGTGCGAGGACTAGCAATTACTGGTGGTGCAACGCTGAAAAAGAAACGAAACGCAGAATATTTACCTGGAGGCAAATTTCTTCCCCCAAGGGTCAATTTTACGCGAGCGTTTTATCATTACCGTACTTACGGGAATAAAGTACTATCCAACCATGAAATTCCTTAGCACATACTAAGGTTTTACATAGACTAACCTCTCAGTTCAGAGAAGTTCTATAAGTGGAACTCTTACGCTTGATGACCAGACTAACATGCATGGACTCTCCAAAGATTCATGACCTTTTTTTTTAAAGTTTTGGTAAGATGTTTTGTTTGGTGTTGTGCGGAAAACCGTGTTCTTCAAGTTCATTAACCACAAGCCACCTGCTTCCTTGGTTCACATGTTTCGAAAACAAAGGCTAGTTAAGTACTACCTCCGTCCACATGACTTAGTCATTTTGGAATTATACTAAGTTAAACTATTTAAATTTTGACCAACAATATATAAGATTAAATTACCTTAAACTAAAAAAAAATACATATTATGGTAGTTTAAGTTATGATAAATCTAGTAAGTTTATTTTTATGTTGTAAAATTTTATGAAACATTCGGATATAACTGGTGATTAATTTACGACAAACCTAAAACAACTAAGTCATGTAGAGGAAGGGAGAAATGCAGAAGCCCAAGTGACTAGATGGATGCCTCTATGTGAATGGTGAGACAACGGAAAACATCATTGTCGAACAAGACTATACAAGTCTTCTCGAGCCCTCCAATTTAGAATCAGAATGTCACTGAGATTGCTTGTAGCGAAACTCTTTAAAATACTCATGTTCCAATGACACACGAAGAGCTATAATTCATACGAGCACATGAGAGAGTGTGATAGACCACATAATTATTTTATATTTGAATTCATCTTGGAATCAGACTCAAGTCGTGCCTACATATGGGCTCCTCGCTCGTAATGCGTACGTAGGAGAGAGTGGATGACCATATAAATACTCCATTTTTTGGTATTAGGTATAGATATCTATAATTTTACTAGTATGTTTTAAAGTTTTGTCCATAAAAATACATCTATATTATTGAAACTGCACTAGGATTTATTGATATATTTACATAAAAGTTGTCTCACGGAGACCGTGCTGATATTCCAAAATGTTACTAATTGACGTGTCATCAGAGAAAGTATCACGGAGACCCTTTTTTTTGTTGTTGAAAAAAGGTCATAATATCTAAGGTGAAAAAAGGTCACTGGACATGCTCTGATGCTCTCTCTTCTAGGACATAAATCACTTATGATTCACTTAGTTCAAACTTTTATAGCTTTGATCATCAAGAAGAAGAAAGCTCACAATATCTAAGGTGTCACCTTTTTTTTGGTTCAAAAAGTGTCCTCTTATTTGAATACATAGCCATAAATAACGGTGTTAATTAGTCAAACTATAACAACCAAAGCCATCAACTGTTTATAAACAGATGCCAGTATTTTGGATCAATGGTGGTGGACAGGTGGAGCACATGACAGGATACTACAAAAGAGTTGCACATAAAAGTAGCGAGCTACTTTGGACGACGGACACCGTGGCTTTGGACGCAGGAAATATATGATGAGGCGATTTTATAAGCCAAGAATGAAGAACGTAGGAGTCTGTCTAGAAGATAGACACGAAGGGATCAGGGCTGCTAGCTCATTACGCGTCTACATCACGGGGTCACTTTCGGAAAGAGATTCCCGGTTTCTTTGATTGGACTGAAGGAGGCAGAGCAAATGCATGAGTTCTACTCCATTCGTCCACACGATTGTCTTTTTTAGACTTTGACCAATAATATATATACAAGATTAAATTATTCTAAACTAGAATAATTACATATTATGATAGTTTAAGTTATGATAAATCTAGTAATTTTAATTTTATAATGTAAAATCTTATGAAACATCTTTTATAACCAATTAAAATTAATAGTGATTAACTTACAATAAATTCAAAAAAACATACTCATGTAGACGGAGCGAGTATCACATTAGGATGGAAGGAGAGGCGCCGAAGCGAATAAAAGATCTGCAATAAACTTACAAACTACTAACATCTATAATATACAGGAGGCGTTTCAGAGCGCTTCAAGTCTAGGTAAAGCGTGAAAGTGTAGTTTATAATATAAATGTATGTTTTcaaaatatttttaatctaaataataaacaaaataaTTTATTTAAATGTCTTCTATCTCTACGATTTTCTAGAGCTATGACATGCTCCACCCACTTCACTAAATATTCTAGAGCAAGAAAAGTCTCAAACAAAGTTATAATAAATGAAAAAGTTGAAATTACTCTCCTCACCTATAGACGATGCCCATATAACCCACTAAAATATTTTCTAGTTTAATTTATCTCTCCACCTGTTTGAGTTGATTCAGCCTACCTCCTAACAAAACATGTATCTTTATATTTATAAACTTTGTTTTTATTTCTAATTCTGTTGGTTACTAGATAATGCATAGCTTGACCTAGAAAAATATATTATAATTTTTCATAAATTTGTATAGGTTAGAGATCATATGATGATTTTAATGCTACAAAATTAAATGTGAAATAatgacaatatatatatatatatatatatatatatatatatatatatatatatatatatatatatatatatatatatatatatatatatatatataacataagGTGCGATGTCTCAATAATCTCAAAAATATGAACTTAAAATTTAACATGTATGTGGAGAAATAAAAGAAATAAATATTATTAGAGaagttttgtctttttcaagtacATTCCCTAGGATTCTTCTCCAGGGCAGCTCCCTCTCCACTCCAGGCCACCAACGCCAACGGTCACCCGCTACTACGCTACGCTGTCAGACAGGGCAGCTACTACACTCCACAAGCTGCTTCTCTTCCAGCTGCAGCCTGGCCGCGGTCCTCCTTCCCTAGGATTCTCCTACACTTTCCATTGTCGCCCCGATCCCCGCCTATTTAACTCACACACCCCGCCTCATTTCCCTCCCAAAGCGAAGCGAAGCAAAGCGAAGCTTCAAAGCATCCTCCCCTGCGAGAAGAGAGGAGGACAATGGGGTTCGTGCTGGTGGTCTCTTTGCACTTCATTTTCCTCTCCATCCTTCTCGGCTTCGGCTGCTTCTTCCTCGGCAAGCACAGGGGCCGGGAGGAGATGCGAACCGGCGTCGGCGCGCAGGTCTACGGcacgccgctgccgccgcccggTGTCGTCGGAGTCCCATCGCCGCCGACTGAGCCGATTCACGCCAAGAAACCAGGGCCCGAAGCCGTCTGATTGGGATCCATTCGTTTCTACCTACTACTGCCTATGTTTTGGTGACGTTGGATTTATTCTTTCTTCTTTATTTTCGTCCAGGCCGTGTCGAGGGGTGTAAGCTGAGAGTGAATATATGTTTGTGTCTAAAAATTGTTCATTGTTACGACTTACGAGGGGAGGGGGTGATGGTGTGTGTATGTTGTGATATGATTTGCAATCACGGCAAGCAAAACCAGATGTCTTGTGTCACTGTCCTGACTAGCTGGTGAGTGGTGGTGTGTGTATGGATATCACATATTTTGTAAAGTGTTTTTAGAGATTACATTGAGCTTGTTTAATTGTTCCACTGAATCCATCCGCAAAATAAACTGGGGAATCCCTAGGTCTACCAAGAATCAGATTTATTGTTGTATACAAACGACAAGACCCAACACCAAAATTGGCAGAACAAACAGTTCTGCCCAAAACGAACAGTGCTCTTCGTCATGACGATTATCAAGGAGATGCCAAGAAGGCAAGGCAATGAACACctccacctgcaatgcaatgcgatGTTGGCTAATTGCAGAGCAGGAACCTGGTGAGCACGAGCACCCCGCAGGCGACGGCGAAGAGCGCGAAGACGGCGAGGTCCCTGGCCTGCCACCTCCTGGGCCTGTCGGCGCCCTTGGCCTCGACGCGGAGGCTCTTGGCCCTGCGCAGCGCGTCCACCTCCTTGAGCAGGTCGAAGTGGAGGCCCTTGCGCTTGAGCTCGGAGACGCACCTGGCGAGGAGCAGCGCGTCCTCGCGCTCCCGCGCCAGCAGGCGCTCCAGGACGGCCTCCGTGTCGGACTTGTACCGCAGCGCCCAGAGCATGGCGAGCGAGGAGAGCAGCGAGACGAGGCAGGGGATCCAGGACCGCCTGCACGCTGAGGCGGGGCCGGCGGTGGAGGAGGAGAGGAAGAGGAGCAGGACGGAGGCGGCGTGGAACGCGAAGAAGGCGCAGTAGAGGAAGGCGATCTCCTTGCGCGCGCCGTCGAGGCGGGCCTCCCGCAGCGCGACGCGGCGCGCCAGCAGGTCCTCCTCCTTGACCCACTGCTTGAGCAGCAGCCGGTGCGTCCCGCTCGCCGCGATCTGGCTCAGCGGGTGCTGCTTCCGCGCCTCCGTGACGACGATGGAGCCGGAGTCAGCCATGGGCGTGGCGGCGGTTTCGTCTCGTGCGATAGGGAAAGGGGAGTTTCTCTGGGGTGCGAGTGCAACGGTCGGGGAGGGCGCGTGAGCTTAAAAAGGTTGGGGAAAAGCCAAAGGCGGGTTCGCGCACCTGAGCGGCGCAACGGTCGGAATTTTCTGCTCGGGCCGCACCATTCGCGTTTCGCGGTGGCACTGACGTGCGTCTTCGACTGGGCCACTGCCCACTGTGGATAGTAGTTGCCGTCAGTCTGGGAAGGCACCGGCCCACTACTAGCCCACCGGGCAGTTTTGTCCGACCTCAAAACATCTTCTGCGAAAAAAACATGTCAGTAATGGCAATGCAGCTACTTGCCCATGTGCGACACCTCCTGTCCTGCATGGCTGACATTGAAGAAGCCTTGCTCCAACTGGTATCTACATGAGGAGCTggacttagagcaactccaaaaaaACATGTAAACTAACTAAAAACAGATATTAGTTAAGAATAGTGATTTTTCTTACTCCAACAGCTCTCTCATTCTTCTCCCAAAAAATTAGCGTCCCGCATCCACAGCCTCCTCTCTCTTATATTTTGGTGTGTTCCATCCTCCCCAATCTATTCCTCAACGTATCAGATCATCCACGGCCTCACGACGACTGTACAGATTACGCCGCATGTCACATTTAAAGGAACTGTTGGAATACCCATCATAATTCACTCTTAAATTTTTTTAGCATGCTCTTAATAATTATTTTTTGGGGTAAAATTTTTAACatccttttggagttgctcttatgtCACCAAAATGAATGGTACTAAATGAGTAAACTTTGCAAAACATTATTTAGCTAACAGATAAATAAATGGCAAATGCAGAAGTGCAGAACCACACGTTTCGCAATAAATAGGAGCCGATGAAAAATCAGAACGGCATGTTTTACACTTTCCAATAAGCCTATATATATAGCTACCATTCGACGACCAGTGAGCTCTACACACACCCTAGCTCTTGATATCTGTGCATGTCCATTCAACTCGTTAATATTTTCATCAGGTTCTTCCTTTATTTAGCCCGTGCAACCTCATTCCGCTGCATTCAGAATGAGCGGGATCAGGCAAGTAGTGGGCTAGGGTGGACGATGTTGTGGCacaatctatatctatactaacCTCATTCCGCAAATTTGCGTGAGCACCCCAACCCGAATCCTTATCTTGCAACTGTTCTCGCGCAAGGATTTCTTCCCAGCGGTTCTAAAGTGACGTGCTCCTCTCGAATTAACTAGTGGTTGCATGCCCTCTAGAAAGTCCTAAGAACACAAGTACACAACGAAACACTCACTAGTActacatcagaaatccaagaggtAGAGCGAAACACTCCAAAAAGCAAAACAGTGGTTCCCGAGCCCCAACCAAGCAAAATAATTGATCACCATAAATGCCTTCGCATGGAGACATGTTAGAAAAAATATGGTAACCATATATTATGTATTTTTTAGTTGAGATGAATAATTCTATGCATGTTTGAGTATTTATGAGCgacatatattatatatattataaAAATAAGGGCCATGGCCCCTAATTTGTCAGGACCAACCGGCGCCTTAATACTTTCAAAATGATTCTAAGCACTGGAGAAGATAAAAAAGACGGATCGAGGCTAAATGACCCAAAAACATAAACTCCAGCCTTAAAGTTGGTATGGCCACCCCCTATTGCTGGCCATACTGGGTTGCTACAGTACCTAGACAAACATTCTTCGGATCGTGAATTTCTCAAGAATAAACAAAATAACCAAACTTGATGCTCGTGAGAAATATATGCAAACCAAGTTGCATACGAATTGTCAAGAGGTCATATCATTTGGTGATCGCCATGAAACGAATTTAGGACTCACAAAATGAGCACCAAaatacctgaaagtcgcctagaggggggtgaataggtaaatctgaaatttataaagtttaagcacaactacaagccggggttagtgagagcacctag is a genomic window of Zea mays cultivar B73 chromosome 5, Zm-B73-REFERENCE-NAM-5.0, whole genome shotgun sequence containing:
- the LOC100217098 gene encoding uncharacterized protein LOC100217098, encoding MADSGSIVVTEARKQHPLSQIAASGTHRLLLKQWVKEEDLLARRVALREARLDGARKEIAFLYCAFFAFHAASVLLLFLSSSTAGPASACRRSWIPCLVSLLSSLAMLWALRYKSDTEAVLERLLAREREDALLLARCVSELKRKGLHFDLLKEVDALRRAKSLRVEAKGADRPRRWQARDLAVFALFAVACGVLVLTRFLLCN
- the LOC100217098 gene encoding uncharacterized protein isoform X1; this encodes MADSGSIVVTEARKQHPLSQIAASGTHRLLLKQWVKEEDLLARRVALREARLDGARKEIAFLYCAFFAFHAASVLLLFLSSSTAGPASACRRSWIPCLVSLLSSLAMLWALRYKSDTEAVLERLLAREREDALLLARAKSLRVEAKGADRPRRWQARDLAVFALFAVACGVLVLTRFLLCN
- the LOC100278568 gene encoding uncharacterized protein LOC100278568, giving the protein MGFVLVVSLHFIFLSILLGFGCFFLGKHRGREEMRTGVGAQVYGTPLPPPGVVGVPSPPTEPIHAKKPGPEAV